One part of the Acidobacteriota bacterium genome encodes these proteins:
- a CDS encoding amidase family protein produces the protein MKTRPSFRGARRRVFSLLSLSPLLALAFLSACATGQKAPPPAPRALPQVVEASLADLQAGMAEGRFTSEELTAAYLKRIEDVDRSGPCLRAVLEVNPDAFSIARGLDRERFEKGPRGPLHGIPVLIKDNIDTADGMLTTAGSLALTDSRPARDAFVVRRLRQAGAVLLGKTNLSEWANFRSTRSTSGWSARGGQTRNPYALDRNPSGSSSGSAVAVAASLCAVAVGTETDGSIVSPASACGVVGIKPTVGLVSRSGVIPIAHSQDTAGPMARTVADAAALLTVLAAPDPEDPASRGSAGGAPPDYAAGLSAEALKGVRIGVLREKAFGFGPRSEAVLDAAVAALRRSGAVVVDPVTLPNLGRTDESEMEVLLYEFKADLNGYLASRPGSRVRTLADLIAFNEAHAAQE, from the coding sequence ATGAAAACCCGGCCTTCCTTCCGAGGCGCTCGGCGGCGCGTCTTTTCCCTCCTGTCCCTGTCTCCTCTCCTGGCCCTGGCCTTCCTGTCCGCGTGCGCGACCGGGCAAAAAGCTCCCCCTCCGGCACCCCGCGCCCTGCCCCAAGTGGTGGAGGCCTCCCTGGCGGACCTCCAGGCGGGGATGGCCGAAGGGCGCTTCACCTCGGAGGAGCTCACGGCGGCGTACTTGAAGCGGATCGAGGACGTGGACCGGAGCGGCCCCTGCCTGCGCGCGGTCCTCGAGGTGAACCCCGACGCCTTTTCCATCGCGAGGGGCCTGGACCGCGAGCGCTTCGAGAAGGGGCCCCGGGGCCCCCTCCACGGCATTCCGGTCCTGATCAAGGACAACATCGACACGGCCGACGGGATGCTCACCACGGCGGGGTCCCTGGCCCTGACGGACTCGCGCCCCGCCCGGGACGCCTTCGTGGTGCGGCGCCTGCGCCAGGCCGGGGCGGTCCTTCTCGGGAAGACGAACCTGAGCGAGTGGGCCAACTTCCGGTCCACCCGGTCCACGAGCGGCTGGAGCGCCCGGGGAGGCCAGACGCGAAACCCCTACGCCCTGGACCGGAACCCCTCGGGGTCCAGTTCGGGCTCCGCCGTGGCGGTGGCCGCGAGCCTCTGCGCCGTGGCCGTGGGCACCGAGACCGACGGCTCCATCGTCTCTCCCGCCTCCGCCTGCGGCGTCGTGGGAATCAAGCCCACGGTGGGCCTCGTGAGCCGGTCCGGGGTCATCCCCATCGCCCACTCCCAGGACACGGCCGGCCCCATGGCCCGGACGGTGGCGGACGCCGCCGCCCTGCTGACCGTTCTGGCCGCTCCCGATCCCGAGGACCCGGCCTCCCGGGGGTCCGCGGGCGGCGCTCCGCCCGATTACGCGGCCGGGCTCTCGGCCGAGGCCCTAAAGGGGGTCCGCATCGGCGTCCTGAGGGAGAAGGCCTTCGGCTTCGGTCCCAGGAGCGAAGCCGTTCTGGACGCGGCGGTGGCCGCCCTCCGGCGCTCGGGCGCCGTCGTCGTGGACCCCGTGACTCTCCCGAACCTGGGCCGCACCGACGAATCCGAAATGGAAGTCCTCCTTTACGAGTTCAAGGCCGACCTCAACGGTTACTTGGCTTCCCGGCCCGGGTCCCGGGTCCGCACGCTGGCGGACCTCATCGCCTTCAACGAGGCCCACGCCGCCCAGGAA